In Desulfovibrio sp. 86, the following proteins share a genomic window:
- the yjgA gene encoding ribosome biogenesis factor YjgA has product MPRKKQYQWHAKDENGDADFSQPSRSAKKRESLALQALGEELANLAPQEVQALNLPPDLAEALALYARLRDHEGRRRQMQYIGRLMREADAEPIRAALDQRKETSAAATAALHRAEQWRERLLAAPEAELDGLLHSLPRPVAPEFDPDQPDQDEERAPRPKGKKPLGTEELRKLVLEARKEIDDKAAPHARRALFRALHVLLTAQAAAAVHPEQG; this is encoded by the coding sequence ATGCCACGTAAAAAACAGTACCAATGGCACGCCAAGGACGAAAACGGCGATGCGGATTTTTCACAGCCCAGCCGCTCTGCAAAAAAGCGGGAAAGCCTCGCCCTGCAAGCCCTGGGCGAAGAACTGGCCAATCTTGCACCGCAGGAAGTGCAGGCCCTGAATCTGCCGCCAGACCTTGCCGAGGCCCTGGCCTTGTATGCCCGCCTTCGCGATCACGAAGGACGCCGCCGCCAGATGCAGTACATCGGCCGTCTCATGCGCGAGGCCGATGCGGAACCCATCCGGGCCGCCCTTGACCAGCGCAAGGAAACCTCGGCGGCCGCCACTGCGGCCCTGCACAGGGCCGAACAGTGGCGTGAACGCCTGCTTGCCGCCCCGGAAGCTGAACTGGACGGCCTGCTGCACAGCCTGCCTCGCCCCGTCGCGCCCGAATTCGACCCGGATCAGCCGGATCAGGACGAAGAGCGCGCCCCGCGTCCCAAGGGCAAAAAGCCCCTCGGCACAGAGGAATTGCGCAAGCTTGTGCTTGAGGCCCGCAAGGAAATTGACGACAAGGCCGCGCCCCATGCCCGCAGGGCGCTCTTTCGGGCGCTGCACGTCCTGCTGACCGCGCAAGCCGCTGCCGCCGTACATCCGGAACAGGGATAA
- a CDS encoding cobaltochelatase CobT-related protein — MIRTKDVLNCLPLVASILGDRYGVQVRIGGKEACTNGKVIHLPSLPMDCEPELLALAKGFTDHEAAHIRHTDFGVLKAANLDPMTFNLFNCLEDWRVEKMLSGIFPGCRRNLNWLIRRFFVAQAQPRAGDDSPALAVLDYVLLTVRAWDVDEVTPARQHAASIVEQHFPSLIEVLDAILVKVYIHCPDTAAAVEYARQIAICIRQWEPPQSTATSEGTNKNGQGATPRAIGEANDSATQINQQSEPVQLSSALPLKALFHAEAQDLPKQLGEIMSIELANSSAESAGDALTVAVEGSRHAAPLPAEQKLQALQASVALRTRLQGFLQAQTQRRCSIGRRGTLHANLLHRLQVGNDRVFQKESEQQGLNTAVHVLLDVSGSMAGAPINLANRACYAVVTALSRIRGVNPAVTAFPATAVTNSVFPIMRHGQSVPDLFDIRASDGTPLAGALWWVLQSMLPLKEQRKMILVITDGMPDNPLAANNAIGVAQQLGFEVYGLGIRDEHITHLLPHTSRVVNDLPDLVPAMFTLLQVALLKGGAV, encoded by the coding sequence ATGATTCGAACAAAAGATGTACTCAACTGCCTGCCCCTTGTGGCATCCATCCTGGGTGACCGCTACGGGGTGCAGGTACGTATTGGCGGCAAGGAGGCCTGCACCAACGGTAAGGTTATCCACTTGCCTTCATTGCCCATGGATTGTGAGCCGGAATTGCTGGCGCTCGCCAAGGGGTTCACAGACCATGAGGCTGCCCATATACGGCACACAGATTTTGGCGTGCTGAAAGCTGCAAACCTTGATCCAATGACCTTCAATTTGTTCAACTGTCTTGAAGATTGGCGTGTTGAAAAAATGCTGTCAGGCATTTTCCCTGGCTGTAGGAGAAACCTGAACTGGCTGATACGACGATTCTTTGTAGCGCAAGCACAGCCAAGGGCCGGGGATGATTCCCCGGCCCTTGCTGTTTTGGACTATGTGCTGTTGACCGTGCGAGCCTGGGATGTGGATGAGGTGACCCCGGCACGGCAACACGCGGCAAGCATCGTGGAGCAGCACTTCCCCAGCTTGATAGAGGTTCTGGATGCCATCTTGGTCAAGGTTTACATCCATTGCCCGGATACTGCGGCAGCAGTCGAGTATGCTCGACAAATTGCCATATGTATCAGGCAGTGGGAACCACCTCAGTCAACTGCAACCAGCGAAGGCACGAATAAAAATGGTCAGGGAGCCACACCAAGGGCGATAGGGGAAGCCAACGATTCTGCCACACAAATCAACCAGCAATCTGAACCGGTCCAACTGTCTAGTGCTTTACCGCTTAAGGCCTTGTTTCATGCAGAGGCGCAGGATCTCCCCAAGCAACTCGGCGAAATCATGTCGATTGAGCTTGCCAATAGCAGCGCAGAATCCGCTGGTGACGCACTGACCGTGGCCGTGGAAGGCTCCCGACATGCAGCCCCCTTGCCAGCAGAGCAGAAGCTGCAAGCCCTTCAGGCCAGCGTTGCCCTGCGCACTCGCCTTCAGGGATTTCTACAGGCGCAAACCCAGAGGCGTTGCAGCATCGGGCGTAGAGGAACACTGCATGCCAATTTGCTACACCGTCTGCAGGTTGGTAATGATCGGGTTTTCCAAAAAGAATCTGAGCAGCAAGGGCTAAACACCGCTGTCCATGTCCTGCTGGACGTAAGCGGCAGCATGGCTGGCGCACCGATTAATCTTGCCAATCGGGCCTGCTATGCAGTGGTAACTGCCCTGAGTCGTATCCGTGGCGTGAATCCAGCAGTTACGGCTTTCCCCGCTACTGCGGTCACAAACTCTGTATTCCCCATCATGCGGCATGGGCAATCGGTGCCAGATTTGTTCGACATTCGGGCTTCTGACGGCACACCCTTGGCTGGGGCCTTGTGGTGGGTTTTGCAAAGCATGCTGCCCCTCAAGGAGCAACGCAAGATGATTCTGGTTATCACTGACGGCATGCCGGACAACCCATTGGCTGCAAACAATGCCATAGGGGTGGCCCAACAACTTGGCTTTGAAGTCTATGGCCTTGGCATTCGGGATGAACACATCACGCATCTGCTGCCGCACACCAGCAGGGTGGTCAACGATCTGCCCGACCTGGTGCCTGCCATGTTTACCCTGCTGCAGGTCGCCTTGCTCAAAGGCGGTGCTGTATGA
- a CDS encoding DUF3150 domain-containing protein, producing MTPIVSDIRILDNLLALNLNVSLWSARRKMSQEDLGGAELPPEDLASLGSKRIADPENLKVFGTLKARAFNYLDRHGVRFMSGWAIPEEKAGEIVQELCSIRNDFQREKEAFLAGYDQNVQAWIEKHHHWGAIIRNSIVGPDYVRARMDFRWQLYRVAPLEQHSDNTAVLEAGLAEEVQALGGTLFGEVAKSAEDIWRRVYHGKTEVTHKALSPLRTLHAKLTSLSFVEPHVAPVADIVQAALLRMPKKGNITGTDLLLLQGLVCLLKDSTALVGHAQKVIEGYGPAFVLDALLAGPACVSEPDDPAGRVDSTVDGEMDDEPILPEIPVVDSPLPHPAIPSLGLW from the coding sequence ATGACACCAATTGTTTCTGACATTCGTATTCTGGACAATTTGCTGGCCCTCAACCTCAATGTCAGCCTGTGGTCAGCCCGGCGCAAGATGAGCCAGGAAGACCTGGGTGGGGCGGAATTGCCCCCCGAAGATTTGGCTTCGCTGGGTTCCAAGCGCATTGCCGACCCGGAAAACCTCAAGGTGTTCGGCACGCTCAAGGCCCGCGCCTTCAACTATCTGGACCGACACGGCGTGCGCTTCATGTCCGGCTGGGCCATCCCTGAAGAAAAAGCCGGTGAAATCGTGCAGGAGCTTTGCAGCATCCGCAACGACTTTCAGAGAGAAAAAGAAGCCTTTCTGGCTGGTTACGACCAGAATGTACAGGCCTGGATTGAGAAGCACCACCACTGGGGCGCAATTATCCGCAATTCCATCGTGGGGCCGGACTATGTGCGCGCCCGCATGGATTTTCGCTGGCAGCTGTACAGGGTGGCTCCGCTGGAGCAGCACTCGGACAATACCGCTGTGCTGGAAGCAGGGCTGGCAGAAGAAGTGCAGGCCCTCGGCGGCACGCTCTTTGGCGAAGTGGCCAAGTCTGCCGAAGACATCTGGCGCAGGGTGTACCACGGCAAGACGGAAGTAACCCACAAAGCCCTTTCGCCCCTGCGGACCTTGCACGCCAAGCTCACGAGTCTGTCCTTCGTAGAGCCGCATGTGGCCCCGGTGGCTGACATCGTGCAGGCTGCACTGTTGCGCATGCCCAAGAAGGGCAACATCACCGGTACAGACCTGCTGCTGTTGCAGGGGCTGGTCTGCCTGCTCAAGGACAGTACTGCCCTTGTAGGCCACGCTCAGAAGGTCATTGAGGGCTATGGCCCGGCCTTTGTGCTGGATGCTCTGCTGGCTGGTCCAGCGTGCGTATCCGAGCCGGATGATCCTGCTGGACGGGTGGACAGCACCGTGGATGGAGAAATGGACGATGAACCCATCCTGCCTGAGATTCCCGTGGTTGACAGCCCGTTGCCTCATCCTGCCATCCCCAGCCTGGGCCTGTGGTGA